Proteins encoded in a region of the uncultured Paludibaculum sp. genome:
- a CDS encoding mechanosensitive ion channel family protein has protein sequence MRLIPAFALTLLCSLWAQQPGATVFIDGQEVLRVYTGAAPFTVEERAADIRGRIEKIGDKDARPDVTIKDIPAQSVTAVLAGSVYIMLVTNADAQAAGTPREELAARYALAIQKALESYRDQHTLVSYLIAAAKTLIAWAAFCVLCWLLKRGVDWLNHRVTLWFQRETKARQVRGFSLILWQRASLLALNLLKIVMALFLLSQVSLLLSFTFSLFPQTSGISTTLIDYLRVTFGGIARSVLDYLPKGGFVVIVCVISYYLLRILHIVARAIEHGDLAVPGLHPEMAIPTYQLARILVVVFALVVSFPYLPGGQSDAFKGVSIFLGVLISIGSGSSVGNVLAGITLTYMRPYRAGDRVQFGDTVGDVLEKSLLVTRLRTIKNVEVVIPNSAILGGMIQNFSAMARNRGLILHTTVTIGYDAPWRQVHELLIRAAQNTEGILIEPVPFILQTALNDFNISYQLNAFTDRPNEFEFTYSRLHQNIQDAFNKAGVEIMSPNYLALRDGNTVTTPEADRPPHYQPPSFRVNP, from the coding sequence ATGCGACTGATCCCAGCCTTCGCGCTGACTCTGCTCTGCTCCCTTTGGGCGCAGCAGCCGGGCGCCACCGTTTTCATTGATGGCCAGGAAGTGCTTCGGGTCTATACCGGAGCGGCCCCATTCACCGTCGAGGAGCGTGCCGCCGACATCCGCGGCCGTATCGAGAAGATCGGAGACAAAGACGCCCGACCCGACGTCACGATCAAGGACATCCCGGCGCAGAGCGTCACCGCGGTTCTCGCCGGTTCCGTGTATATCATGCTGGTGACCAACGCGGACGCTCAGGCAGCCGGAACTCCTCGGGAGGAACTCGCGGCCAGATATGCACTGGCCATTCAGAAGGCGCTCGAGTCCTATCGTGATCAACACACGCTGGTCAGCTACCTCATCGCAGCCGCAAAAACCCTGATCGCGTGGGCTGCCTTCTGTGTGCTTTGCTGGCTGCTGAAGCGCGGCGTCGACTGGCTGAATCACCGAGTCACCCTGTGGTTTCAGCGGGAGACCAAAGCCCGTCAGGTGCGCGGCTTCAGCCTCATCCTGTGGCAGCGTGCCTCTCTGCTCGCGCTCAACCTGCTCAAGATCGTCATGGCGCTGTTCCTGCTTTCGCAGGTCTCGCTGTTACTCTCGTTCACTTTCAGCCTTTTCCCGCAGACTTCCGGCATCTCGACAACCCTCATTGACTATCTGCGCGTCACTTTCGGAGGCATCGCCCGATCGGTTCTCGACTACCTGCCCAAGGGCGGCTTTGTCGTCATCGTCTGCGTCATTAGCTACTACCTGCTGCGTATCCTCCACATCGTCGCGCGCGCCATCGAGCATGGCGACCTCGCTGTCCCCGGCCTCCACCCCGAGATGGCCATCCCCACCTATCAACTGGCCCGCATTCTCGTCGTCGTCTTCGCACTCGTCGTCTCGTTTCCTTATCTGCCCGGTGGACAGTCCGACGCGTTCAAAGGCGTTTCCATCTTCCTTGGAGTCCTCATCTCGATCGGCTCCGGATCGTCAGTTGGCAATGTGCTGGCGGGCATCACGCTCACCTACATGCGCCCCTATCGCGCAGGCGACCGTGTCCAGTTCGGCGACACTGTCGGGGATGTGCTGGAGAAGTCGCTGTTGGTGACGCGCCTCCGCACGATCAAGAACGTGGAGGTGGTCATCCCCAACTCCGCGATCCTCGGAGGCATGATTCAGAACTTCAGCGCCATGGCACGCAACCGCGGCCTGATCCTCCACACCACGGTGACGATCGGCTACGACGCACCCTGGCGTCAGGTGCATGAGCTGTTGATCCGCGCGGCTCAGAACACCGAAGGGATCCTAATCGAGCCCGTGCCGTTCATTCTGCAGACGGCGCTGAACGACTTCAATATCAGCTATCAGTTGAACGCCTTCACGGACAGGCCGAATGAGTTCGAATTCACCTACTCGCGGCTCCACCAGAACATTCAGGATGCCTTCAACAAGGCGGGCGTGGAGATCATGTCGCCCAATTACCTGGCGCTGCGAGATGGAAATACGGTGACTACTCCGGAAGCGGACAGGCCTCCGCACTACCAGCCACCGTCGTTCCGGGTGAATCCTTGA
- a CDS encoding LssY C-terminal domain-containing protein, translating to MKLLRRIIWVLSLCASVGHAATVAAGTLLELRLRQNLSSYSSKQGQEIRADLIAPVRVDGHTLLPQGSLLSGTLTEVKRIGWGARHLRASMRLTFNTIALPDGTTHELKTRIASVDNARETVDKTGKIVGIRATAPMGHRLAGITRNIFIWDPLLQMVLTGSTAAVLRFPEAEIYFPAGTEMFLALTEPLEVDTTWSTPMPRITTNPEDRERLLNLVRGMTFRTIREKNGKPGDFVNVVFLGEPEWVDRAFTAAGWLHADKLSKSTGWMSFRAVAEAKPYPNAPMSGMLLDEKPAVFQYTKALNSYSKRHHLRVFDQADAWNQRPILAASSTQDVAVTFSFSSSRLIHVVDRNIDNERAKIVNDLAFTGCVDAAELIERPWVPQTTKNYTGEVLETDGAVAVLEINPCRTPLRTLDPGAPLRVSGGRLQRVGRQVMLTAGNDFTFNNPIYQAGKGIQFLFRRMLGREDRTQPTRTALIQPSPRSTDIAPAVPVATMPD from the coding sequence ATGAAGCTTCTCCGCCGGATTATCTGGGTACTCTCACTGTGCGCTTCCGTCGGCCACGCCGCCACTGTCGCCGCAGGCACATTGTTGGAATTGCGACTGCGCCAGAATCTCTCGTCGTATTCCAGCAAACAAGGCCAGGAGATTCGCGCGGACCTGATTGCTCCGGTCCGCGTCGACGGCCACACCCTGCTGCCGCAAGGCTCGCTGCTTTCCGGAACATTGACCGAGGTCAAACGGATCGGCTGGGGCGCGCGCCATCTGCGTGCCTCCATGCGGCTCACCTTCAATACCATCGCCCTGCCCGACGGCACTACGCACGAACTCAAGACTCGCATTGCGTCGGTCGATAACGCTCGCGAGACCGTCGACAAGACCGGCAAGATCGTGGGCATCCGCGCCACCGCCCCCATGGGCCATCGCCTCGCCGGCATCACCCGCAACATCTTCATCTGGGATCCGCTGCTCCAGATGGTGCTCACCGGCAGCACAGCCGCGGTGTTGCGCTTCCCCGAGGCGGAGATCTATTTTCCCGCCGGTACCGAGATGTTCCTGGCTCTCACGGAACCGTTGGAGGTTGACACAACGTGGTCCACCCCCATGCCGCGCATCACGACCAACCCCGAAGATCGCGAACGCCTGCTGAACCTGGTTCGCGGGATGACCTTCCGTACGATCCGCGAGAAGAACGGAAAGCCCGGCGACTTCGTGAATGTCGTCTTTCTCGGCGAACCGGAGTGGGTCGACCGCGCGTTCACGGCCGCCGGCTGGCTGCATGCCGACAAACTCAGCAAATCCACAGGTTGGATGTCGTTCCGCGCCGTGGCCGAGGCCAAACCGTACCCGAATGCCCCCATGAGCGGCATGCTGCTGGATGAAAAGCCGGCGGTCTTCCAGTACACGAAGGCGTTGAACAGCTACTCAAAGCGCCATCATCTACGTGTGTTCGATCAGGCCGATGCCTGGAACCAACGCCCCATCCTCGCGGCCAGTTCCACCCAGGATGTGGCCGTCACCTTCTCTTTCAGCAGCAGCCGTCTCATCCACGTGGTCGACCGCAATATCGACAACGAACGGGCCAAGATTGTGAACGACCTCGCCTTCACCGGCTGTGTCGATGCCGCCGAACTGATCGAACGCCCCTGGGTTCCGCAGACCACGAAGAACTACACTGGCGAAGTGCTGGAGACCGACGGAGCCGTGGCGGTGCTGGAGATCAACCCATGCCGCACGCCGCTGCGAACACTCGACCCGGGCGCGCCCCTGCGGGTAAGCGGCGGGCGCCTGCAACGGGTCGGCCGTCAGGTAATGCTCACGGCCGGCAACGACTTCACCTTCAACAATCCCATCTACCAGGCGGGCAAAGGCATCCAGTTTCTGTTCCGCCGCATGCTGGGCCGCGAAGACCGCACGCAGCCCACCCGCACCGCGTTGATCCAGCCGTCACCACGTTCCACCGACATCGCACCAGCCGTCCCCGTCGCCACGATGCCCGACTAG